One genomic segment of Deinococcus depolymerans includes these proteins:
- the gabT gene encoding 4-aminobutyrate--2-oxoglutarate transaminase encodes MTVTTRTQELLALRASEIPRGVSLAHPIVAARAEGVRLWDVEGREYHDWIGGIGVLNVGHNHPAVVAAVQAQLANFSHTCFQVTAYEPYLRLAQALNARFPGRGRAKTVFLSTGAEATENAVKIARAYTGRPAVISFTHSFHGRTLMGMTLTGKKAYYSQNFGPFAPDVYHAPFPYEYRGTSVEAAVEGLRELFRTAVDASRVAAIILEPVLGEGGFLPAPVEFLRALRGLCDEHGIVFIADEIQSGVGRTGHFWAIEASGVQPDLLTFAKSIGGGLPISGVTGRAEIMDAPQTGGLGGTYAGNPLACAAGLAVLGLFEDGTLLDHARHVGGRLHDAFTALQAEIGGVGDVRGQGPMIALEFVKDRVSREPDPDLATRVVEEARSRGLLLLKAGMYANVIRVLVPVTVTDDELGEGLEKFTGAVRAAAGS; translated from the coding sequence ATGACCGTCACCACCCGCACCCAGGAGCTGCTGGCCCTGCGAGCATCGGAAATCCCGCGCGGGGTCAGCCTCGCGCATCCCATCGTGGCGGCCCGCGCCGAGGGCGTGCGGCTGTGGGACGTGGAGGGCCGCGAGTACCACGACTGGATCGGCGGGATCGGCGTGCTGAACGTCGGGCACAATCATCCGGCGGTCGTGGCGGCCGTGCAGGCGCAACTCGCGAACTTCTCGCACACCTGCTTTCAGGTCACGGCGTACGAACCGTACCTGCGGCTCGCGCAGGCCCTGAACGCCCGGTTCCCTGGCCGCGGCCGGGCCAAGACGGTGTTCCTGTCGACCGGCGCGGAGGCCACCGAGAACGCCGTCAAGATCGCCCGCGCGTACACGGGCCGCCCGGCGGTGATCTCGTTCACGCATTCCTTCCACGGCCGCACCCTGATGGGCATGACCCTGACCGGCAAGAAGGCGTACTACTCGCAGAACTTCGGTCCGTTCGCGCCCGACGTGTATCACGCGCCCTTTCCGTACGAGTACCGGGGCACCAGCGTCGAGGCTGCCGTGGAGGGCCTGCGCGAACTGTTCCGCACGGCCGTGGACGCCAGCCGCGTGGCCGCGATCATCCTCGAACCCGTGCTGGGCGAGGGCGGCTTCCTGCCCGCCCCGGTCGAATTCCTCAGGGCGCTGCGCGGGCTGTGCGACGAGCACGGCATCGTGTTCATCGCCGACGAGATCCAGAGCGGCGTGGGCCGCACCGGGCACTTCTGGGCCATCGAGGCGAGCGGCGTGCAGCCGGACCTGCTGACCTTCGCCAAGAGTATCGGCGGGGGCCTGCCCATCAGCGGCGTCACGGGCCGCGCGGAGATCATGGACGCCCCGCAGACCGGCGGGCTCGGCGGCACGTACGCCGGCAATCCCCTGGCGTGCGCGGCGGGCCTCGCGGTACTGGGCCTGTTCGAGGACGGCACGCTGCTCGACCACGCCCGGCACGTCGGGGGACGCCTGCACGACGCCTTCACAGCCCTGCAGGCCGAAATCGGCGGCGTCGGCGACGTGCGCGGCCAGGGCCCCATGATCGCCCTGGAATTCGTGAAAGACCGCGTCAGCCGCGAACCCGACCCCGACCTGGCCACCCGCGTCGTCGAGGAAGCCCGGTCGCGCGGTCTGCTGCTCCTGAAGGCCGGCATGTACGCCAACGTCATCCGCGTCCTCGTGCCCGTCACCGTCACCGACGACGAACTGGGCGAGGGCCTGGAGAAATTCACGGGCGCGGTGCGGGCCGCGGCCGGCAGCTGA
- a CDS encoding fimbrial biogenesis chaperone, producing MIRFRSEGSASRSSTGRRFLQATLLGLLTLGPAVSAQGAGSFSLSVSPTTLNLAPGARTVSVTVSNSGTQPVTFSAQLMGWTQSGTDALTPTPDMIVAPAQLTLPAGGRQVLRLARLGTPPTTQRAYRLLLTQQPTAGATGVQTLLRLSVPLFDGPRGEAQVKAGQLGRVLTLRNVGSGHAKLGALEAQLAGRWVPLGLTYVLPGTQRSLTLPAEGAVTGLRYTDEDGRLQSLPIDPVRP from the coding sequence ATGATCCGGTTCCGTTCAGAAGGCAGCGCCTCCCGGTCCAGCACCGGGCGGCGCTTTCTGCAGGCCACCCTGCTGGGCCTGCTGACACTTGGCCCGGCCGTCTCCGCGCAGGGCGCGGGATCGTTCTCGCTGAGCGTCAGTCCGACCACCCTGAACTTGGCGCCGGGCGCCCGGACGGTCAGCGTGACCGTCTCGAACTCCGGCACGCAGCCCGTCACGTTCAGCGCCCAGCTGATGGGCTGGACACAGTCCGGCACGGACGCCCTGACCCCCACGCCGGACATGATCGTCGCGCCCGCCCAGCTGACCCTCCCCGCCGGCGGGCGACAGGTGCTGCGCCTGGCGCGGCTGGGCACCCCACCCACCACCCAGCGGGCCTACCGGCTGCTGCTCACCCAGCAGCCGACCGCCGGCGCGACCGGCGTTCAGACGCTGCTGCGCCTGAGTGTGCCGCTGTTCGACGGTCCGCGCGGCGAGGCCCAGGTGAAGGCCGGGCAGCTGGGCCGCGTCCTGACCCTGCGCAACGTCGGCAGCGGCCACGCGAAACTCGGGGCGCTCGAGGCGCAACTCGCCGGCCGCTGGGTCCCGCTGGGCCTGACATACGTGCTGCCCGGCACGCAACGCTCCCTGACCCTGCCGGCCGAGGGCGCCGTGACCGGCCTGCGGTACACCGACGAGGACGGCCGCCTCCAGTCGCTGCCGATCGACCCGGTCCGTCCGTGA
- a CDS encoding spore coat protein U domain-containing protein yields the protein MKQFLTTALLLSGSALAVSTTGTLTITTTVNASCTLASATLNLGNYNFVSGSTGTANLAVTCNVPTLFTVSTNNGQNYSGGLRMKHSTLDKYLNYTMVTTPVGFSTGATPLTGGDFTTNVAVAITATGAQVTSAGTYSDVVTLTLEY from the coding sequence ATGAAACAGTTCCTGACCACTGCCCTGCTGCTCTCCGGTTCCGCCCTCGCCGTCTCCACCACCGGCACCCTCACCATCACGACCACCGTGAACGCCTCGTGCACCCTGGCCAGCGCCACGCTGAACCTCGGCAACTACAACTTCGTTTCCGGCAGCACCGGCACCGCCAACCTGGCCGTCACCTGCAACGTACCCACCCTGTTCACGGTGAGCACCAACAACGGCCAGAACTACAGCGGCGGCCTGCGGATGAAACACAGCACCCTCGACAAGTACCTGAACTACACCATGGTGACCACGCCCGTCGGGTTCTCGACCGGCGCGACGCCCCTGACCGGCGGGGACTTCACGACGAACGTCGCGGTTGCCATCACCGCCACCGGCGCCCAGGTGACCAGCGCCGGCACCTACTCCGACGTGGTGACCCTGACTCTGGAATACTGA
- a CDS encoding aspartate aminotransferase family protein yields MPYIKLNTPIPGPQSVALQQRRADAVSRGLGQANAVAVASAQGSLVKDVDGNTFIDLACGIGMMAVGHNHPRVVQALHNQVAQAVHPGALVVNFEGYPALAERLNALTPGDFPKKTLLANGGAEAVENAVKIARAYTGRAGIIVFEGAYHGRTNLTMSMTSKYGLFKKGFGPFASEVYRLPFPNPYRPPAGMDAEGWTDWCCWNLENALVAQIDGSALACIVIEPVMGEGGFIPTPARFLRKIREICDRTGAVMIADEIQSGSGRTGKMYAIEHSGVIPDLVITAKSLGAGVPVSAVTGRAEIMDAPHLGGIGSTYGGSPLACAAALAVLDVLHEPGFMDNARTVERVVREVWEPLRGELPIGDIRGIGAMMVVEFVKDAGTKEPWMEVIANAVPLAVKRGVLLIRAGLYSNCIRFLPALDIPEDMLREALSAVADAVREAYAALREPEAVTA; encoded by the coding sequence ATGCCGTACATCAAGCTGAACACGCCCATTCCCGGCCCGCAGTCCGTCGCCCTCCAGCAACGCCGCGCCGACGCCGTGTCGAGGGGACTCGGGCAGGCGAACGCCGTGGCGGTGGCGTCCGCGCAGGGCTCGCTGGTCAAGGACGTGGACGGCAACACCTTCATCGACCTGGCCTGCGGGATCGGCATGATGGCGGTCGGGCACAACCACCCGCGGGTGGTGCAGGCGCTGCATAACCAGGTGGCGCAGGCGGTCCACCCGGGGGCGCTGGTCGTGAACTTCGAGGGCTACCCGGCGCTGGCCGAACGCCTGAACGCGCTGACGCCGGGCGACTTCCCGAAGAAGACGCTGCTGGCGAACGGCGGGGCGGAGGCCGTGGAGAACGCCGTGAAGATCGCCCGCGCCTACACGGGCCGCGCCGGGATCATCGTGTTCGAGGGCGCGTACCACGGGCGCACGAACCTGACGATGTCCATGACCAGCAAGTACGGGCTGTTCAAGAAGGGCTTCGGGCCGTTCGCGAGCGAGGTGTACCGCCTGCCCTTCCCGAACCCGTACCGCCCGCCGGCCGGCATGGACGCGGAAGGCTGGACCGACTGGTGCTGCTGGAACCTGGAGAACGCCCTGGTCGCGCAGATCGACGGCTCGGCCCTGGCCTGCATCGTGATCGAGCCGGTGATGGGCGAGGGTGGGTTCATTCCCACGCCCGCGCGGTTCCTGCGGAAGATCCGCGAGATCTGCGACCGGACGGGCGCCGTCATGATCGCCGACGAGATCCAGAGCGGCAGCGGCCGCACCGGGAAGATGTACGCCATCGAGCACTCGGGCGTGATCCCGGACCTGGTCATCACCGCCAAGAGCCTGGGGGCGGGCGTGCCCGTGAGTGCCGTCACGGGCCGCGCGGAGATCATGGACGCCCCGCACCTGGGCGGGATCGGCAGCACGTACGGCGGCAGCCCGCTGGCCTGCGCGGCGGCGCTGGCGGTGCTGGACGTGCTGCACGAGCCCGGCTTCATGGACAACGCCAGGACCGTGGAGCGCGTGGTACGCGAGGTCTGGGAGCCGCTGCGCGGCGAGCTGCCCATCGGGGACATCCGCGGGATCGGCGCGATGATGGTCGTGGAATTCGTGAAGGACGCCGGGACGAAGGAACCGTGGATGGAGGTCATCGCGAACGCGGTGCCGCTGGCCGTGAAGCGGGGCGTGCTGCTGATCCGCGCGGGGCTGTACTCCAACTGCATCCGCTTCCTGCCGGCGCTGGACATCCCGGAGGACATGCTGCGCGAGGCGCTGAGCGCCGTGGCGGACGCCGTGCGCGAGGCGTACGCGGCGCTGCGCGAACCGGAGGCCGTGACCGCGTGA
- a CDS encoding amidohydrolase: protein MSTLYHGGPIHPWADARRVEALLVRDGRVLQSGSLADLDGPGVRRVDLEGASAFPGFTDAHVHVWKVGQLRTTLLDLRDATSLDDLAARVAERHAQLPQGAWLWGRGWNEARLGAPPTRELLDRLAPGRPTLLTRTCAHIHAVSTPALERAGIHPGTPAPAGGEIDYARGILTETAYGLVYGAMPAPTQAQFEAWILAGLTHLKALGYTAATDPAVDPPLYDAYRALDAAGRLPIRVNLLFIRRPDGGAATYPLPERYLSPMLRCDSVKFFLDGGLSGATAAVSVPFRETGTRGVLRFDTAELYELAREAHVAGLRIGAHAIGDVALTQLLGVYARLAREHPAGPRHRIEHFGLPDAGHLRAARDLNVIVVPQPVFLHELRANYDRYVPGELAGQVFPLRAMFDAGLDVAFSSDGPVVRELRPLAGLAAAVAEPYVPGQAVTLSQALGAYTRGGAVAHGDDQQRGTLDRGKHADLTIIGGDLFSTDPHAWPDLPVRGAVAPTA from the coding sequence ATGAGCACGCTGTATCACGGCGGCCCGATCCACCCCTGGGCGGACGCCCGGCGGGTGGAGGCCCTGCTGGTGCGGGACGGACGCGTGCTGCAGAGCGGCTCCCTGGCCGACCTGGACGGTCCCGGCGTCCGGCGCGTCGATCTGGAGGGCGCGAGTGCCTTCCCGGGCTTCACCGACGCGCACGTCCACGTGTGGAAGGTCGGGCAGCTCCGCACGACGTTGCTGGACCTGCGGGACGCGACCTCACTGGACGACCTCGCCGCGCGGGTGGCCGAACGGCACGCGCAGCTCCCGCAGGGCGCGTGGCTGTGGGGCCGCGGGTGGAACGAGGCGCGGCTGGGCGCTCCACCCACGCGCGAACTGCTCGACCGGCTCGCGCCGGGACGGCCGACGCTGCTCACGCGCACCTGCGCGCACATCCACGCGGTCAGCACACCCGCGCTGGAACGCGCCGGCATCCACCCCGGGACGCCCGCACCGGCCGGCGGTGAGATCGACTACGCGCGCGGGATCCTCACGGAGACCGCGTACGGCCTCGTGTACGGCGCGATGCCCGCCCCCACCCAGGCGCAGTTCGAGGCGTGGATCCTGGCCGGCCTGACCCACCTGAAGGCGCTGGGCTACACGGCCGCGACGGACCCGGCGGTCGATCCACCACTGTACGACGCGTACCGGGCGCTGGACGCCGCGGGTCGCCTGCCGATCCGGGTGAACCTGCTGTTCATCCGCCGGCCGGACGGCGGGGCCGCCACCTACCCGCTGCCGGAGAGGTATCTGTCGCCGATGCTGCGCTGCGACTCGGTGAAGTTCTTCCTGGACGGCGGCCTGAGCGGCGCGACCGCGGCCGTCAGCGTGCCGTTCCGGGAGACCGGCACGCGCGGCGTGCTGCGCTTCGACACCGCCGAACTGTACGAACTGGCCCGAGAGGCGCACGTGGCGGGCCTGCGCATCGGCGCGCACGCCATCGGGGACGTGGCCCTGACGCAGCTGCTCGGCGTGTACGCGCGGCTGGCGCGCGAGCATCCCGCAGGGCCGCGGCACCGCATCGAGCACTTCGGCCTGCCGGACGCCGGGCACCTGCGCGCCGCGCGTGACCTGAACGTGATCGTGGTGCCGCAGCCGGTGTTCCTGCATGAACTGCGCGCCAACTACGACCGCTACGTGCCCGGCGAACTGGCCGGGCAGGTGTTCCCGCTGCGGGCCATGTTCGACGCGGGGCTGGACGTGGCGTTCTCGTCGGACGGGCCGGTCGTGCGGGAACTGCGGCCCCTCGCCGGGCTGGCGGCGGCGGTGGCCGAGCCGTACGTGCCGGGTCAGGCGGTCACGCTCTCCCAGGCGCTCGGGGCGTACACGCGGGGCGGCGCGGTCGCGCACGGGGACGATCAGCAGCGCGGGACACTGGACCGCGGGAAGCACGCCGACCTCACTATCATCGGAGGCGATCTCTTCAGCACCGACCCTCACGCCTGGCCGGACCTCCCGGTCCGCGGGGCCGTCGCCCCGACCGCCTGA
- a CDS encoding nitrilase produces the protein MIGQTRPAGRSFRDRAVLAARADGRYVVVQARADDTPALEAVQRACFPDLSEDEIATEAHFRSHQAHFPEGQLAVLDVETGELVASSSDLRMNVDFAHYAHPYLQETGNNLFTTHDPHGEWLYGADIGVHPGCRGQGLATLLYGARHDLIRRLNLRGHVAGAMPKGYGRVAADLSIEQYVMAVIRGELADPVLSVQLRRGYGVWGVIPDYLEDDSCRNYGVFIVWRNREYRP, from the coding sequence GTGATCGGCCAGACCCGTCCGGCAGGCCGGAGCTTCCGGGACCGCGCGGTGCTGGCCGCCCGCGCGGACGGCCGCTACGTGGTCGTGCAGGCCCGCGCGGACGACACCCCGGCGCTGGAGGCCGTGCAGCGCGCCTGCTTCCCGGACCTCTCGGAGGACGAGATCGCCACGGAGGCGCACTTCCGGTCGCATCAGGCGCACTTCCCGGAGGGGCAGCTGGCGGTGCTGGACGTCGAGACAGGCGAACTCGTGGCCTCCAGCAGCGACCTGCGCATGAACGTGGATTTCGCGCACTACGCGCACCCGTACCTGCAGGAAACCGGGAACAACCTGTTCACCACGCACGACCCGCACGGCGAGTGGCTGTACGGCGCGGACATCGGCGTGCACCCCGGCTGCCGGGGGCAGGGCCTCGCCACGCTGCTGTACGGCGCGCGGCATGACCTGATCCGCCGGCTGAACCTGCGCGGGCACGTCGCCGGGGCCATGCCCAAGGGCTACGGGCGGGTCGCGGCTGACCTGAGCATCGAGCAGTACGTGATGGCAGTCATCCGCGGCGAACTCGCGGACCCGGTGCTGAGCGTGCAGCTCAGACGCGGGTACGGCGTGTGGGGCGTCATCCCGGACTACCTGGAAGACGACTCGTGCCGGAACTACGGGGTGTTCATCGTGTGGCGCAACCGGGAGTACCGTCCATGA
- a CDS encoding PucR family transcriptional regulator, whose translation MRVTEALNLPSLGTARRVGQGDLNRVVGVAHVVDVPDTARWVTPGTFLLSTGLSWPRDAQELAAFGEGLAACEPAAVVLATPHFFTAFPPQVAAALAARGIPALELPYEVPFAQVVQEIHAHVLQEQADVLRRSERIHRALTRAALSGNLSDVAHTLAEGLGRHAVVLGRDGLPLTPGPAPDGGAAAAALARPGSHPRELAGGTLVPVVLRGGREGGVWVSGPAGRGDAHPGGSVPGAAQELAVRAAEHAATVAGLLLLAQHDAEVREARLGYAFVDTVLEGRFTDDPTAQERAARLGFDPDGEYAVGLLVLRDPLPLTAEGFAGRERAAQALRQVLGSLGTAPLVSVTLNTVWFLLPARLSPERVWARLGWPAGPQAPGGMVYSRVRRGAAGVAEGRAETLTLAAHARPGQLRSYAEVLVPRALSGDRAAQADLTGQLLGPLAAVRGGRELRRTVEALCATAFSQVETAARLGIHANTLRYRMERIEALTGRPLALPETRSLWWLALQLEHLQT comes from the coding sequence GTGCGCGTGACCGAGGCCCTGAACCTGCCGTCCCTGGGCACGGCGCGCCGGGTCGGCCAGGGGGACCTGAACCGCGTGGTGGGCGTGGCGCACGTGGTGGACGTGCCGGACACCGCCCGGTGGGTGACGCCGGGAACGTTCCTGCTGTCGACCGGTCTGTCCTGGCCGCGTGACGCGCAGGAACTCGCGGCGTTCGGGGAGGGGCTCGCGGCGTGCGAGCCGGCGGCCGTGGTGCTGGCCACCCCGCATTTCTTCACGGCGTTCCCGCCGCAGGTGGCGGCGGCGCTCGCGGCGCGCGGCATTCCGGCGCTGGAACTGCCGTACGAGGTGCCGTTCGCGCAGGTGGTGCAGGAGATCCACGCGCACGTCCTTCAGGAGCAGGCGGACGTGCTGCGGCGCAGCGAGCGCATTCACCGCGCCCTGACCCGCGCGGCCCTGAGCGGGAACCTGTCGGACGTGGCGCACACCCTGGCCGAGGGGCTGGGCCGGCACGCGGTGGTCCTGGGGCGTGACGGACTGCCGCTCACGCCAGGACCGGCGCCGGACGGGGGGGCGGCGGCGGCGGCGCTGGCGCGACCCGGAAGCCATCCGCGCGAGCTGGCCGGCGGGACGCTGGTGCCGGTGGTCCTGCGCGGAGGGCGTGAGGGGGGCGTGTGGGTGTCCGGACCAGCGGGGCGCGGGGACGCCCACCCGGGTGGGAGCGTGCCCGGCGCGGCGCAGGAACTGGCGGTCCGGGCGGCCGAGCACGCCGCGACCGTGGCGGGCCTGCTGCTGCTGGCGCAGCATGACGCCGAGGTGCGGGAGGCGCGGCTGGGGTACGCCTTCGTGGACACGGTGCTGGAGGGGCGGTTCACGGACGATCCGACCGCGCAGGAACGCGCCGCGCGGCTGGGCTTCGATCCGGACGGCGAGTACGCCGTGGGCCTGCTGGTCCTGCGTGACCCCCTGCCGCTCACGGCCGAGGGCTTCGCGGGCCGCGAGCGGGCGGCGCAGGCGTTGCGGCAGGTGCTCGGGTCGCTGGGCACGGCGCCGCTGGTCAGCGTGACCCTGAACACCGTGTGGTTCCTGCTGCCGGCCCGGCTGAGTCCGGAGCGGGTGTGGGCGCGGCTGGGCTGGCCGGCCGGGCCGCAGGCGCCCGGCGGAATGGTGTACAGCCGGGTGCGGCGCGGCGCGGCCGGCGTGGCCGAGGGGCGCGCAGAGACGCTGACGCTGGCCGCGCACGCCAGGCCGGGCCAGCTGCGGTCGTATGCGGAGGTGCTGGTGCCGCGCGCCCTGAGCGGTGACCGGGCCGCGCAGGCGGACCTGACGGGTCAGCTGCTGGGTCCGCTGGCAGCCGTGCGGGGCGGGCGGGAGTTGCGGCGCACGGTCGAGGCGCTGTGCGCCACCGCGTTCTCGCAGGTGGAGACGGCCGCGCGGCTGGGCATTCACGCGAACACGCTGCGTTACCGCATGGAACGGATCGAGGCGCTGACCGGGCGACCGCTGGCGCTGCCGGAGACCCGCAGCCTGTGGTGGCTGGCGCTGCAGCTCGAGCACCTGCAGACCTGA
- a CDS encoding APC family permease encodes MTVSAPPAAPAPSKLGLWGVVMVIYFTVAGGAFGIESLVGSSAPGMALILVLLTPFIWSIPTVLMVTELATAMPVEGGYYVWVKRALGRFWGFVQGWTAWLYGMVVAASFAALFTDYSSSFLKLAFGMDLLDVYPVARWLVAAALIAVFAWINIRGAKAVGDSSKVFAAMVFVPFIIMIVIALIRWLQNPAPFWQPLTPPDTGVTGAFGLGLFIVMYNYLGWDGISTILEEIKNPLKVIPKAMLIAVPLVILGYLLPVVAGLSAGVDYAKWGDTVSFPELASAIGGRWLGIWVALGGMFCAMGLFNAMILSNSRLPFVFAADRYLPARYIERHPQYGTPFRAVILSAVIYALLVVGPFQTLAVTTVLLYGVSLILQFAALIVLRVKAPDMPRPFRVPGGLPGVLLVALLPTFIIVLAVRGTVLDSGPSFLGLAGALLASAPVAYLVLGALFKRGQADTLTHEVRPVGHD; translated from the coding sequence ATGACCGTATCCGCACCGCCCGCCGCGCCCGCACCCTCGAAACTCGGTCTGTGGGGCGTCGTCATGGTCATCTACTTCACGGTGGCCGGCGGCGCCTTCGGCATCGAGAGCCTCGTGGGTTCCAGCGCGCCCGGCATGGCCCTGATCCTGGTCCTGCTGACCCCCTTCATCTGGAGCATCCCGACCGTGCTGATGGTCACGGAACTCGCCACCGCCATGCCCGTCGAGGGCGGCTACTACGTGTGGGTCAAACGCGCCCTGGGCCGCTTCTGGGGCTTCGTGCAGGGCTGGACCGCGTGGCTGTACGGCATGGTCGTCGCCGCGAGTTTCGCCGCGCTGTTCACCGACTACAGCAGTTCCTTCCTGAAACTCGCGTTCGGGATGGACCTGCTCGACGTGTACCCGGTCGCCCGCTGGCTGGTCGCCGCCGCGCTGATCGCCGTCTTCGCCTGGATCAACATTCGCGGCGCGAAGGCCGTCGGGGACTCCAGCAAGGTGTTCGCCGCGATGGTGTTCGTGCCGTTCATCATCATGATCGTCATTGCCCTGATCCGCTGGCTGCAAAACCCCGCGCCCTTCTGGCAGCCTCTCACGCCGCCCGACACCGGCGTCACCGGCGCCTTCGGCCTGGGGCTGTTCATCGTCATGTACAACTACCTCGGCTGGGACGGTATCAGCACCATCCTCGAGGAGATCAAGAACCCCCTGAAGGTCATTCCGAAGGCGATGCTGATCGCCGTTCCGCTGGTGATCCTGGGGTACCTGCTGCCGGTCGTGGCCGGCCTGAGCGCCGGCGTGGACTACGCCAAGTGGGGCGACACCGTCTCCTTCCCGGAACTCGCCAGCGCCATCGGCGGCCGCTGGCTGGGCATCTGGGTGGCGCTGGGCGGCATGTTCTGCGCCATGGGCCTGTTCAACGCCATGATCCTCTCGAACTCCCGCCTGCCGTTCGTGTTCGCCGCCGACCGCTACCTGCCCGCCCGCTACATCGAGCGGCACCCGCAGTACGGCACGCCCTTCCGGGCCGTGATCCTCAGCGCCGTCATCTACGCCCTGCTGGTCGTCGGGCCGTTCCAGACGCTGGCCGTCACGACGGTGCTGCTGTACGGCGTGTCCCTGATCCTGCAGTTCGCGGCGCTGATCGTCCTGCGTGTCAAGGCGCCGGACATGCCGCGTCCCTTCCGGGTGCCCGGCGGCCTGCCCGGCGTGCTGCTCGTCGCGCTGCTCCCCACCTTCATCATCGTTCTGGCCGTCCGGGGCACGGTCCTGGACTCCGGCCCGTCCTTCCTGGGGCTGGCCGGGGCGCTGCTGGCCTCCGCGCCGGTCGCGTACCTGGTGCTGGGCGCCCTGTTCAAACGCGGACAGGCCGACACGCTCACGCACGAGGTCAGACCTGTCGGGCACGACTGA
- a CDS encoding ABC transporter ATP-binding protein has product MTIPLPTQPMHTQPTPAPPHSSLSTPPTLSLRAVSRIYGDGDGTVTALHPTTLDVRPGELVAVSGPSGSGKSTFLALAGALLRPTTGQVLIAGQDVTALPAAARPAFRLKHLGFVLQSSNLIPYLTVREQLTLVTHLAGQDAAGRTRADALLRTLGLGDRAGHYPAALSGGQRQRVAVARALMNDPQLILADEPTASLDGPRGREVVQMLAQQVRERGRAAVMVTHDDRVLDLCDRVVHIVDGRLN; this is encoded by the coding sequence ATGACCATCCCCCTGCCCACCCAGCCCATGCACACCCAGCCCACGCCCGCCCCGCCGCACAGCTCACTGTCCACCCCGCCCACGCTGTCGCTGCGCGCGGTCAGCAGAATCTACGGGGACGGCGACGGCACCGTCACGGCCCTGCACCCCACCACGCTCGACGTGCGCCCCGGCGAACTCGTCGCGGTCAGCGGCCCCAGCGGCAGCGGCAAGAGCACCTTCCTGGCGCTGGCCGGCGCGCTCCTGCGGCCCACCACCGGTCAGGTCCTGATCGCCGGTCAGGACGTCACGGCGCTCCCGGCCGCCGCGCGGCCCGCCTTCCGCCTGAAGCACCTGGGATTCGTGCTTCAGAGCAGCAACCTGATCCCGTACCTGACCGTGCGCGAACAGCTGACGCTGGTCACCCACCTCGCCGGTCAGGACGCCGCCGGCCGCACCCGCGCGGACGCCCTGCTGCGCACCCTGGGCCTGGGCGACCGGGCCGGGCACTACCCGGCAGCCCTCAGCGGCGGGCAGCGGCAGCGGGTGGCCGTCGCGCGCGCCCTGATGAACGACCCGCAGCTGATCCTGGCGGACGAGCCCACCGCCAGCCTGGACGGCCCGCGCGGCCGTGAAGTGGTGCAGATGCTCGCGCAGCAGGTCCGGGAGCGCGGCCGGGCCGCCGTGATGGTCACGCACGACGACCGCGTGCTGGACCTGTGCGACCGCGTGGTGCACATCGTGGACGGCCGCCTGAACTGA
- a CDS encoding spore coat protein U domain-containing protein, translating into MPLISARRARAWPAALFLAALAALGGGAQAAVTCLLTVTPLSFGTYDPAWPTPTTGSASLGLSCRASQVTDPLSVPFRVSLGSGQQGSYAAQALRGNVSGTLNYQLFTPLGARWGDGSAGTSTVTGTVLLPVTLGTLGSAVLTVNGVVPAGQRVFAGTYSDTVTVTVEF; encoded by the coding sequence GTGCCGCTGATCTCCGCCCGGCGTGCCCGGGCCTGGCCGGCCGCGCTGTTCCTGGCCGCGCTGGCGGCCCTGGGCGGTGGAGCGCAGGCGGCCGTCACCTGCCTGCTGACCGTCACGCCCCTGTCGTTCGGGACGTATGATCCCGCCTGGCCGACCCCCACGACCGGCAGCGCGTCCCTGGGCCTGTCGTGCCGGGCGTCCCAGGTCACCGATCCGCTGAGCGTTCCGTTCCGGGTCTCGCTCGGTTCCGGTCAGCAGGGCAGTTACGCCGCGCAGGCCCTGCGGGGCAACGTGTCCGGCACGCTGAACTACCAGCTGTTCACCCCGCTGGGCGCCCGCTGGGGCGACGGGAGTGCCGGGACATCCACCGTGACGGGCACCGTCCTGCTGCCGGTCACGCTGGGAACGCTGGGCAGCGCGGTCCTGACGGTCAACGGCGTGGTCCCGGCCGGACAGCGGGTTTTTGCCGGGACGTACAGCGACACCGTGACCGTCACCGTCGAGTTCTGA